The following coding sequences are from one Roseburia hominis A2-183 window:
- a CDS encoding helix-turn-helix domain-containing protein has product MTQRKIALSIEEAADYTGIGRNTLRQLVEWKKLPVLKVGRKVLIKTDILEMFMEANEGRDLRDRGNVKAVTRTAAN; this is encoded by the coding sequence ATGACGCAAAGAAAAATTGCATTATCCATCGAAGAAGCTGCTGACTATACGGGAATCGGCAGAAACACCTTAAGACAGCTTGTAGAATGGAAGAAACTTCCAGTATTAAAGGTTGGTCGCAAAGTCCTGATTAAAACCGATATTCTGGAAATGTTTATGGAAGCGAATGAAGGTCGTGATTTGAGGGATAGAGGAAATGTAAAAGCCGTAACAAGAACTGCGGCAAATTAA
- the thiD gene encoding bifunctional hydroxymethylpyrimidine kinase/phosphomethylpyrimidine kinase, translated as MYTALTIAGSDSSGGAGIQADIKTMTANCVYAMSAVTALTAQNTTGVTDIMEVTPKFLAEQLDSIFTDIYPDAVKTGMVSSSELIETIADKLTEYHAKNIVVDPVMVATSGARLISEDAIGTLKSKLLPLATVITPNIPEAEVLSGMEIKTEADMEKAAEIICNTLGCAVLLKGGHQLNDANDLLFQKEKETVWFHGKRIDNPNTHGTGCTLSSAIASNLAKGRDLETSVRYAKNYISGALAAMLDLGKGSGPMNHAFAVEGEYKG; from the coding sequence ATGTACACAGCATTAACAATCGCTGGAAGTGATTCCAGTGGAGGCGCCGGCATCCAGGCAGATATTAAGACAATGACCGCCAACTGCGTATACGCGATGAGTGCGGTCACGGCTTTGACTGCCCAGAATACGACCGGCGTAACAGATATTATGGAAGTAACTCCCAAATTTTTGGCAGAGCAGCTGGACAGTATTTTTACGGATATTTATCCGGATGCAGTAAAGACCGGAATGGTCTCATCCAGTGAACTGATTGAGACGATTGCGGACAAACTGACAGAGTATCACGCAAAAAATATTGTGGTAGATCCTGTCATGGTGGCAACGAGTGGAGCAAGGCTTATCAGCGAGGATGCCATCGGCACATTGAAAAGTAAATTATTGCCCCTTGCAACTGTTATCACTCCGAATATCCCGGAAGCAGAAGTTCTTTCCGGAATGGAGATTAAAACAGAAGCAGATATGGAAAAAGCAGCAGAAATCATCTGTAACACCTTAGGCTGTGCAGTTTTATTAAAGGGAGGACATCAGTTAAACGATGCCAACGACCTTCTTTTCCAGAAAGAAAAAGAAACGGTATGGTTTCACGGGAAGAGAATTGACAACCCCAATACCCATGGAACAGGCTGCACGCTTTCTTCGGCGATTGCATCGAATCTTGCAAAGGGAAGGGACTTAGAAACTTCCGTCAGGTATGCCAAAAATTACATTTCCGGCGCACTTGCCGCCATGCTTGACCTTGGAAAAGGAAGCGGTCCCATGAACCATGCATTTGCAGTCGAAGGAGAGTACAAAGGATGA
- a CDS encoding MFS transporter, with the protein MNEKQNLRLKRNVGLDYVHTFLSNMNMQSSIWVLYLAYCGMHLAQIGLLEGIYHATSIVCEIPSGAAADLLGRKRCMILSNICIAVSCVIMLFSKSFGCFAVSFVVQALGNNLNSGSEEALVYDSMKCLGQEEHYMGVYGRLNVLIEVAQGLATVAGGALAEFSYFWCYAACVVIAVLALLPVLWMAEPTQCGEAADTAGEGVEDAAEGTPAQRTIRETVKHHFAVSACILQKDVRIGKIIGFYSVVFAAHTLLFFYSQQYFADLGYNKVQISVIMLLVGGASCLGALVSEKMYRWFGKKCLIPETVIIAGAILCYGAGKAGVAIAALMCAGFANAALYPIQSDSLNALIPSEQRATLISVDSMCFSIVMIVLFPLAGALADRWGLKTVLLLLGVILLLFLLTVFCIEKESFSSDHS; encoded by the coding sequence ATGAACGAAAAACAGAATCTTCGACTTAAGAGAAATGTTGGGCTGGACTATGTCCATACGTTTCTTTCCAATATGAACATGCAAAGCTCGATCTGGGTGCTGTATCTCGCATATTGCGGGATGCACCTGGCACAGATCGGACTACTGGAGGGAATTTACCATGCGACAAGCATTGTGTGTGAGATTCCTTCCGGGGCTGCAGCCGATCTGTTGGGCAGAAAACGTTGCATGATTTTGAGCAACATCTGCATCGCGGTTTCCTGCGTGATCATGCTGTTCTCAAAAAGTTTCGGGTGTTTTGCGGTAAGCTTTGTCGTACAGGCACTTGGAAATAATTTAAACTCCGGCTCGGAGGAAGCGCTTGTATATGACAGCATGAAGTGCCTGGGGCAGGAAGAACACTACATGGGTGTCTATGGAAGACTCAATGTGCTGATCGAAGTGGCGCAGGGGCTTGCGACGGTCGCCGGCGGTGCGCTGGCAGAATTCTCCTATTTCTGGTGCTATGCGGCATGTGTTGTGATTGCGGTGCTGGCATTGCTGCCGGTACTGTGGATGGCGGAGCCGACGCAGTGCGGTGAGGCAGCTGATACGGCCGGGGAGGGTGTGGAAGATGCGGCGGAAGGAACTCCGGCACAGAGAACGATCCGGGAGACCGTGAAGCATCATTTTGCAGTCAGTGCGTGTATCCTGCAAAAGGATGTCAGAATCGGAAAAATCATCGGCTTCTATTCTGTCGTTTTTGCGGCGCACACGCTGCTGTTTTTCTACAGCCAGCAATATTTCGCGGATCTCGGTTACAATAAAGTGCAGATCAGTGTTATTATGCTGCTCGTGGGAGGCGCTTCCTGCCTTGGTGCTCTCGTCAGTGAAAAAATGTACCGGTGGTTTGGGAAAAAGTGCCTGATACCGGAGACGGTTATCATTGCGGGGGCAATACTCTGCTACGGAGCAGGGAAGGCGGGCGTGGCGATAGCGGCTCTTATGTGTGCCGGATTTGCGAACGCGGCGTTGTATCCGATCCAGTCGGACTCCCTGAACGCACTGATTCCGTCAGAGCAGAGGGCAACCTTGATCTCGGTCGACAGCATGTGCTTTTCCATCGTCATGATTGTGCTGTTCCCGCTGGCGGGAGCACTTGCAGACCGGTGGGGGTTAAAGACGGTTTTACTGTTGCTCGGCGTCATTTTACTACTGTTTCTTTTGACAGTCTTTTGCATCGAAAAAGAAAGCTTTTCAAGCGATCATTCCTGA
- the rlmD gene encoding 23S rRNA (uracil(1939)-C(5))-methyltransferase RlmD encodes MKKKMQINKKKEERRGTQEKMLEPAKSAKSAKAANTGKQTKSEKSSKPAKSSRPAKLNKPAERADAVCPYAKKCGGCDYQGMPYEKQLKEKQAYVQKQVGSFCKVLPILGMDEPYHYRNKVHAVFDIEKKRGSRPGVRGNGKAANGKQGNGKKGRLAAKPAPGGIISGVYKAGTHEVINIDACQIEDELSGAIIRDIRGLLHSFKIKTYDEDTGYGLLRHVLVRRGFHSGEVMVVLVLGSPVLPSKNHFVMALRELHPEISTVIVNVNDKRTSMVLGDKESVIYGKGYIEDTLCGCTFRISPKSFYQVNPVQTELLYGKAIAYAALTGNETVVDAYCGTGTIGIIAAKSAKKVIGVELNRDAVRDAVKNAKCNNVKNIEFYNADAGQFMVEMAEYRADAKRGEKSGADEVDVVFMDPPRAGSDEAFLSSVVTLAPKRVVYVSCNPETLARDLLYLTKHGYRAQECQPVDMFPWTKHVETVVLLSQQKPDDTIEIDLDLDELDATSAELKATYQEIKDYVLKEFGLKVSSLYISQVKRKCGIEVGENYNLPKSENARVPQCPKEKEEAIKAALKYFAMI; translated from the coding sequence ATGAAAAAGAAAATGCAGATAAATAAGAAGAAAGAAGAACGGCGGGGAACGCAGGAAAAAATGTTGGAACCGGCAAAGTCGGCAAAGTCGGCAAAGGCGGCAAACACGGGAAAGCAGACAAAATCGGAAAAATCGTCGAAACCGGCAAAATCGTCGAGACCGGCAAAACTGAATAAGCCGGCGGAGCGCGCAGATGCGGTCTGTCCTTACGCGAAGAAATGCGGTGGATGTGACTATCAAGGCATGCCGTATGAGAAGCAGCTCAAGGAGAAGCAGGCATATGTGCAAAAGCAGGTCGGATCATTCTGCAAAGTGCTGCCGATTCTGGGGATGGACGAGCCGTATCATTATCGGAACAAGGTGCACGCCGTATTTGATATTGAAAAAAAGCGTGGCAGTCGTCCCGGCGTTCGTGGGAACGGTAAAGCCGCAAACGGAAAACAGGGAAACGGCAAAAAGGGAAGATTAGCGGCAAAGCCGGCACCGGGAGGGATCATTTCGGGTGTATACAAAGCGGGAACGCATGAGGTCATCAATATCGATGCCTGTCAGATCGAGGATGAGCTGTCCGGCGCGATCATCCGTGATATCCGGGGGCTTTTGCATTCTTTTAAAATTAAGACATACGATGAGGACACCGGTTACGGTCTGCTGCGCCATGTGCTGGTGCGCCGCGGGTTCCACAGCGGGGAGGTGATGGTTGTCCTGGTGCTTGGCTCGCCGGTACTGCCATCGAAGAATCATTTTGTGATGGCGCTGCGGGAACTTCACCCGGAGATTTCGACCGTGATCGTCAACGTGAACGACAAGCGCACCAGCATGGTGCTGGGCGACAAGGAGAGTGTGATCTACGGTAAGGGCTACATTGAGGATACGCTCTGTGGATGCACCTTCCGCATTTCGCCGAAGTCGTTTTACCAGGTCAATCCGGTGCAGACAGAGCTCCTCTACGGAAAAGCCATTGCATATGCGGCGCTGACCGGAAACGAGACGGTTGTGGATGCGTACTGCGGCACCGGCACGATTGGCATTATTGCCGCGAAATCAGCGAAGAAAGTGATCGGTGTAGAATTAAACCGCGATGCCGTGCGCGATGCGGTGAAAAATGCGAAGTGTAACAACGTCAAAAATATCGAATTTTACAACGCAGACGCGGGACAGTTCATGGTAGAGATGGCGGAATACCGCGCGGATGCGAAGCGCGGAGAGAAGAGCGGAGCAGACGAGGTGGATGTCGTCTTCATGGATCCGCCGCGCGCCGGAAGCGATGAGGCGTTCCTCTCCTCGGTGGTGACGCTGGCACCGAAGCGTGTCGTTTACGTTTCCTGCAATCCGGAGACGCTGGCGCGGGATCTTTTGTATCTCACAAAGCATGGCTACCGGGCACAGGAGTGCCAGCCGGTGGATATGTTCCCGTGGACGAAACACGTTGAGACAGTTGTTCTTTTGTCCCAACAGAAGCCGGATGACACGATAGAGATCGACTTAGACCTGGACGAGCTGGATGCTACCAGTGCCGAGTTGAAAGCAACCTATCAGGAAATCAAAGATTATGTGCTGAAAGAATTTGGCTTGAAGGTTTCAAGTTTATATATTTCTCAGGTAAAACGCAAATGTGGAATTGAAGTGGGAGAAAACTATAATCTTCCAAAATCAGAAAATGCAAGAGTTCCACAATGCCCGAAAGAGAAGGAAGAAGCTATCAAGGCTGCCCTGAAATATTTTGCGATGATCTAA
- a CDS encoding DUF4300 family protein: MGGKASITGICRELDAAGASHVDLFQEWVVDFADSAGKNAKLEDAWSDPAKMKADIVKCMDGWEQNHDYSDADCRMTAFLLLDGMLCSESTESNYTGTYLMFDTEAIDNVDRYEIIKKNRDMFTTLYGEKRVTEGNSPETVFSDSWKYHGFQINSDRISLLSIVIYDPYSEVVFVGHTGILIKYSDYYLFVEKIAFEQPYQATKVHTVDELLNIMSLRAEYFGEEGEAGPFVYNNGEYIGTLKKNIDMAEKIPYNRSK, encoded by the coding sequence ATGGGCGGGAAGGCTTCCATTACCGGGATCTGCAGGGAACTGGACGCTGCAGGAGCTTCCCATGTAGATTTATTTCAGGAGTGGGTGGTCGATTTTGCGGATTCTGCGGGGAAGAATGCAAAGCTGGAGGATGCCTGGTCAGATCCTGCGAAGATGAAAGCAGATATTGTAAAATGTATGGATGGCTGGGAACAGAATCATGATTATTCAGACGCTGACTGCAGGATGACAGCGTTCCTTTTGCTGGATGGGATGCTTTGCTCGGAGTCAACAGAAAGCAATTATACAGGCACATATTTAATGTTTGACACGGAAGCGATAGATAACGTGGACAGATATGAAATCATAAAAAAGAATAGGGATATGTTTACTACACTCTATGGCGAAAAGCGTGTAACAGAGGGCAACTCTCCGGAAACTGTGTTTTCCGACAGCTGGAAATATCATGGATTTCAAATAAATAGTGACAGGATATCTCTTCTTAGTATCGTGATATATGACCCGTATTCTGAGGTTGTTTTCGTAGGGCATACCGGCATACTGATAAAGTACAGTGACTATTATTTATTTGTAGAAAAGATCGCCTTTGAACAGCCCTATCAGGCGACAAAAGTGCATACTGTAGATGAATTGCTCAATATCATGTCATTAAGAGCGGAATACTTCGGAGAAGAGGGGGAAGCCGGACCATTTGTATATAATAATGGAGAATATATTGGAACGTTAAAGAAAAATATTGACATGGCAGAAAAAATACCCTATAATCGTTCTAAATAG
- a CDS encoding tyrosine-type recombinase/integrase: MAKGSVRKKGKKWYYRFYVEDASGNLVQKECVGTESKSETEKLLRQAMDDYEKKKFVAKAENLTVGQLLDVWAEEELKTGTLSNGTVENYLGTIRNIKKHPLAERKLKNVTSEHLQSFFDLLSFGGVHPDGKERKGYSKDYIHSFSAVMQQSFRFAVFPKQYITFNPMQYIKLRYQTDEVDLFSDEDMDGNVQPISREDYERLLAYLQKKNPAAILPIQIAYYAGLRIGEACGLAWQDVNLEEQCLTIRRSIRYDGSKRKYIIGPTKRKKVRVVDFGDTLVEIFRNARKEQLKNRMQYGELYHTNYYKEVKEKNRVYYEYYCLDRTEEVPTDYKEISFVCLRPDGCLELPTTLGTVCRKVAKTLEGFEGFHFHQLRHTYTSNLLANGAAPKDVQELLGHSDVSTTMNVYAHSTRDAKRKSVRLLDKVVGND; this comes from the coding sequence ATGGCAAAAGGATCTGTAAGAAAAAAAGGAAAGAAATGGTACTACCGCTTCTATGTAGAGGACGCAAGCGGCAATCTTGTTCAGAAAGAATGCGTTGGAACAGAAAGCAAAAGTGAAACTGAAAAGCTGCTCCGTCAGGCAATGGATGATTATGAGAAAAAGAAATTTGTTGCCAAAGCGGAAAATCTCACAGTCGGACAGCTTTTGGATGTGTGGGCAGAGGAGGAATTAAAAACAGGTACGCTCAGCAATGGTACGGTGGAGAATTACCTCGGAACAATCCGAAATATCAAGAAACACCCATTGGCAGAACGGAAACTGAAAAATGTAACCTCTGAACATTTGCAATCCTTCTTCGATTTGCTTTCCTTCGGGGGAGTTCATCCCGACGGAAAAGAGAGAAAGGGTTACAGCAAAGATTATATCCATTCTTTTTCCGCAGTCATGCAGCAGTCCTTCCGTTTTGCAGTATTTCCAAAGCAGTATATTACGTTCAATCCCATGCAGTATATTAAACTGCGGTATCAGACGGATGAAGTGGATTTGTTTTCCGATGAGGATATGGACGGAAATGTCCAACCAATTTCACGAGAAGATTATGAAAGATTGCTTGCTTATCTGCAAAAAAAGAACCCAGCCGCAATACTTCCAATCCAGATAGCCTATTATGCCGGGCTTCGTATTGGAGAAGCCTGCGGTTTGGCATGGCAGGACGTAAATCTGGAAGAACAATGCCTTACCATAAGACGCAGCATCCGATATGATGGCTCAAAGCGCAAATATATCATCGGACCAACCAAGCGGAAAAAAGTAAGGGTTGTTGATTTTGGAGATACACTGGTAGAGATTTTCCGTAATGCCCGGAAAGAGCAGTTAAAAAATCGAATGCAGTACGGAGAACTTTATCACACGAACTACTACAAAGAGGTCAAAGAGAAAAACAGAGTGTACTACGAATATTATTGTTTAGACAGAACAGAGGAAGTCCCGACAGATTATAAAGAAATTTCTTTCGTCTGTTTAAGACCGGATGGTTGTTTGGAACTTCCAACTACTTTGGGGACTGTTTGCAGAAAGGTGGCAAAAACATTAGAGGGATTTGAAGGCTTTCATTTCCACCAGTTACGTCACACCTATACAAGCAACCTTTTAGCAAATGGAGCTGCCCCAAAAGATGTGCAGGAATTGTTGGGACACTCAGATGTCAGTACCACAATGAACGTCTATGCTCACTCCACAAGAGATGCGAAACGAAAATCAGTTCGGCTTCTTGATAAAGTGGTGGGCAATGACTAA
- a CDS encoding helix-turn-helix domain-containing protein: MKDKELRKLIGSRVKQRRLELNLTQPYVAEKMGVTASTILRYENGSIDNTKKMVLEGLSEALHVSVEWLKGETDEYETDITDKRELQIRDAMGDILEQLPLALTKEEDAFSKDLLLLMLKQYGLFLDSFQFACKNFKGNAGQTDIAKTIGFESNDEYNEIMFLREITHTINAFNEMADVVRLYSKKPKTAEQRLANLLSEVLYEDSESV, encoded by the coding sequence ATGAAAGATAAAGAACTACGCAAGCTGATAGGCAGCAGAGTAAAACAGCGCCGTCTGGAATTGAATCTGACACAGCCTTATGTCGCAGAAAAGATGGGTGTTACCGCTTCTACAATCCTGCGTTATGAGAATGGTTCGATTGACAATACGAAAAAAATGGTGCTGGAAGGTCTTTCGGAAGCACTCCATGTATCTGTGGAATGGCTCAAAGGGGAAACAGATGAATATGAAACCGACATTACGGATAAGAGAGAGTTACAGATTCGTGATGCGATGGGAGATATTCTGGAACAGTTACCGCTTGCCCTTACCAAAGAAGAAGATGCTTTTTCAAAAGATTTATTACTGCTGATGTTAAAACAATATGGTCTGTTTTTGGATTCCTTCCAGTTCGCCTGCAAAAACTTCAAGGGGAATGCTGGTCAGACGGATATTGCCAAAACAATAGGGTTTGAATCGAATGATGAATATAATGAGATTATGTTCTTAAGGGAAATCACTCACACCATCAATGCTTTTAATGAGATGGCAGACGTTGTAAGGCTCTATTCCAAGAAACCAAAAACAGCAGAACAAAGGCTTGCAAATCTTTTATCAGAAGTCTTATACGAAGATTCCGAATCGGTATAG
- a CDS encoding MarR family transcriptional regulator, producing the protein MEYDILMFLHNNPQHNTAAEIVKVRKSTKSHVSTSLKKLENEGLIERIQSEDNKKHIEIVLLDKAELIVEAGINAQKKVRQKCIKRVDRRRNTYVYQCI; encoded by the coding sequence ATGGAATATGATATACTGATGTTTTTACATAACAATCCACAGCATAATACCGCAGCAGAGATTGTAAAGGTGAGGAAATCAACAAAATCCCATGTATCAACTTCACTGAAAAAATTGGAAAATGAAGGTCTGATTGAAAGAATACAAAGCGAAGATAATAAAAAGCATATTGAAATTGTTTTATTAGACAAGGCAGAGTTGATTGTGGAAGCCGGAATAAATGCACAAAAAAAAGTTCGCCAAAAATGTATTAAGCGGGTTGACAGAAGAAGAAATACATATGTGTATCAATGTATTTGA
- a CDS encoding prolyl-tRNA synthetase associated domain-containing protein, whose product MLKLEKGRPADCAGRLEKEVRTYDFLDKLNIEYERIDHEAAMTMEECADVDEALGAMICKNLFLCNRQETTFYLLMIPGDKKFKTKDLSAQIHSSRLSFAKETYMEEFLDITPGSVSVLGLMNDREHRVQLLVDRDVLKGDYIGCHPCINTSSLRIRQKDMWEKIVPALEHEPVFVTLEEPQE is encoded by the coding sequence ATGTTAAAATTAGAGAAGGGACGTCCTGCCGACTGCGCGGGACGTCTGGAAAAAGAAGTCCGGACGTACGATTTTCTGGATAAACTGAATATCGAATATGAGCGCATCGACCACGAGGCGGCAATGACGATGGAAGAGTGTGCAGATGTCGACGAAGCGCTCGGCGCAATGATCTGCAAGAATCTGTTCCTGTGCAACCGGCAGGAGACAACATTTTACCTGCTGATGATACCGGGAGATAAGAAGTTTAAGACAAAGGATCTGTCGGCACAGATCCATTCGTCGCGCCTGTCTTTTGCAAAAGAGACGTATATGGAGGAGTTTTTAGACATCACGCCCGGGTCGGTCAGTGTGCTCGGTCTGATGAACGACAGGGAACACCGTGTCCAGCTTCTGGTGGACCGGGATGTGCTGAAAGGCGACTACATCGGGTGCCATCCGTGCATCAACACGTCCAGCCTTCGCATAAGACAGAAAGACATGTGGGAAAAAATTGTTCCGGCGCTGGAACACGAACCGGTCTTTGTGACATTGGAAGAACCACAGGAGTGA
- the cytX gene encoding putative hydroxymethylpyrimidine transporter CytX codes for MNKKRTSVFSNGLIWFGAGVSLAEILTGTYFAPLGIGKAMAAILLGHLIGGLMMFAAGMIGAKERKSAMETVKMSFGEKGSLLFAVLNVLQLVGWTAIMIYDGALAADGVLHIGNWVWALVIGVLIIVWIFIGLTNLGRLNTVAMTALFILSLVLFKEIFFNSDFVMLITASDDTMTFGAAVELAVAMPLSWLPLISDYTREAEKPFAATLASVLVYSLVSIFMYMIGMGAAIFTGEYDIAQIMLKTGFGVVGLLIIVFSTVTTTFLDAYSAGVSSVSISSKIQEKWAAIVVTVIGTAAAIVYPMDNITNFLYLIGSVFAPMIAVQIADYFILKKADAEKSAFQWRNLVVWLAGFMIYRILMQVDTPVGNTLPDMVITVILCLIVEKAAGASHNRKRG; via the coding sequence ATGAATAAAAAGAGAACTTCCGTTTTTTCAAACGGACTAATCTGGTTTGGCGCAGGCGTATCTCTGGCGGAAATACTGACAGGTACCTATTTTGCACCGCTCGGTATTGGAAAAGCAATGGCAGCAATCCTGCTTGGTCATCTGATCGGCGGTCTTATGATGTTTGCGGCAGGAATGATCGGAGCGAAAGAGCGCAAAAGCGCCATGGAAACTGTAAAAATGAGCTTCGGCGAGAAGGGAAGCCTTCTTTTTGCCGTATTAAATGTGTTGCAGCTTGTTGGATGGACGGCGATCATGATCTATGACGGCGCACTTGCAGCGGATGGTGTGTTACATATTGGAAACTGGGTGTGGGCGCTCGTCATTGGTGTTCTGATTATTGTCTGGATTTTCATTGGGCTGACCAATCTCGGCAGGCTAAATACGGTTGCCATGACAGCACTTTTTATTTTGTCACTGGTACTATTTAAAGAGATCTTTTTTAATTCAGATTTTGTGATGCTGATTACAGCAAGTGATGACACAATGACGTTTGGTGCGGCGGTAGAACTTGCGGTAGCAATGCCGCTTTCCTGGCTGCCGCTTATCAGCGATTATACAAGAGAAGCAGAAAAGCCGTTTGCAGCAACACTTGCCAGTGTGCTTGTCTACAGTCTGGTCAGCATTTTTATGTACATGATCGGCATGGGAGCGGCTATTTTTACCGGTGAATATGACATTGCACAGATTATGTTAAAAACCGGTTTTGGCGTTGTCGGACTTCTTATTATTGTATTTTCCACGGTTACAACCACCTTTCTGGATGCTTACTCCGCAGGAGTTTCCAGTGTTTCCATTTCTTCAAAGATTCAGGAAAAATGGGCGGCGATCGTTGTTACCGTGATCGGAACGGCTGCAGCGATTGTGTATCCCATGGATAACATTACAAACTTTTTATATCTGATCGGTTCTGTTTTTGCTCCGATGATCGCAGTACAGATCGCAGATTATTTCATTTTAAAGAAGGCAGATGCCGAAAAATCTGCTTTCCAGTGGCGTAATCTGGTGGTATGGCTTGCCGGTTTTATGATTTACCGCATATTGATGCAGGTAGATACACCGGTCGGAAATACACTGCCGGATATGGTGATCACAGTCATTCTCTGCCTGATTGTGGAAAAAGCTGCGGGGGCATCACACAACAGGAAAAGAGGATGA
- the thiW gene encoding energy coupling factor transporter S component ThiW, with protein MKKLNLKKLTVTAILAAVAVVGSLFSFPVFGSKCAPVQHLVNVLCAVTVGPWWALAQAFIASLIRNLLGLGSPLAFPGSMCGALLGGLLYKYGKKLPFAYLGEVAGTGIIGGMLSYPVAYLVMGNKAAALFTFVVPFLISTCGGTLIAIIITLPLKKSGLLGRMKESLEE; from the coding sequence ATGAAGAAACTGAATTTAAAGAAATTGACGGTCACAGCAATCTTAGCAGCGGTAGCAGTGGTGGGAAGCTTGTTTTCCTTCCCGGTATTCGGTTCCAAATGCGCACCGGTACAGCATCTGGTAAATGTTTTATGCGCGGTTACCGTAGGACCATGGTGGGCGTTGGCACAGGCTTTTATTGCGTCGCTGATCCGTAATCTGCTGGGACTGGGAAGTCCGCTGGCATTCCCGGGAAGCATGTGCGGTGCATTGCTTGGCGGACTTCTTTATAAGTACGGGAAGAAACTTCCGTTTGCCTATCTCGGCGAGGTGGCAGGAACCGGAATCATTGGCGGAATGCTTTCTTATCCGGTGGCATATCTTGTCATGGGGAATAAAGCAGCGGCGCTATTTACGTTTGTTGTTCCGTTCCTGATTAGTACCTGCGGTGGAACACTCATTGCTATTATTATTACGCTGCCGCTGAAAAAATCAGGTCTGCTTGGCAGAATGAAGGAAAGTTTAGAAGAGTAA
- a CDS encoding TnpV protein, whose protein sequence is MKSTFEKMGGTYTLGADGIYYPNLVSTDEEPHYGKYGMMRKTYLKEHRLAMYSLYMLEDRLVEHLNLVDDEAQERMDILVRQMMEQQGITEELKARDQMEWVRAVNNIRNAAEEIVLKELVYI, encoded by the coding sequence ATGAAAAGCACATTTGAAAAAATGGGTGGAACCTACACACTTGGCGCAGACGGAATTTACTATCCGAATCTTGTCAGTACAGATGAAGAACCGCATTATGGGAAATATGGAATGATGCGGAAAACATATCTGAAAGAGCATCGTCTGGCAATGTATTCACTGTATATGTTGGAAGACAGACTGGTGGAACATCTGAATCTTGTGGACGATGAAGCACAGGAGAGAATGGATATTCTGGTACGTCAGATGATGGAGCAGCAGGGCATTACGGAAGAATTGAAAGCTCGTGATCAGATGGAATGGGTCAGAGCGGTAAACAATATCCGGAATGCTGCAGAAGAGATTGTGTTAAAAGAATTAGTGTATATTTAA